One window of the Anaeromyxobacter dehalogenans 2CP-C genome contains the following:
- a CDS encoding NAD(P)/FAD-dependent oxidoreductase, whose amino-acid sequence MAGFDYVIVGGGMAGHAAAQGIRRVDGAGSVAILGEEPERPYARPPLSKALWRGQEEGSIWLPEVDGVELRAGVRVTAIDRAAHRVELEGGEAIEYRKLLLATGGAPRRLPGAPDEVIHFRTVADFRRLRALPAGRRVVVIGGGFIGSEVSSALADAGYRVTLAFPEETIGARTFPRELGLHLNGYYAEHGVEVLPGVRISGVERRGEGFAVRTGAGELRADLVVAGLGIVPNDALARGAGLDVDDGVVVDASLRTRDPDVFAAGDVARFWNPALGRLVRVEHEDNANKMGEAAGRAMAGADVVYSHLPFFYSDLFDLGYEAVGLVDARLEVVADWQEPFRRGVVYYLADGRVRGVMTWGAFGKLDAARGLVAEQGPHRAADLRGRIPV is encoded by the coding sequence ATGGCCGGCTTCGACTACGTGATCGTGGGTGGCGGGATGGCGGGGCACGCCGCCGCCCAGGGCATCCGGCGGGTGGACGGCGCGGGCTCCGTCGCCATCCTCGGCGAGGAGCCCGAGCGGCCCTACGCCCGGCCCCCGCTCTCGAAGGCGCTCTGGCGCGGGCAGGAGGAGGGCTCGATCTGGCTGCCGGAGGTGGACGGGGTCGAGCTCCGCGCCGGCGTGCGCGTGACCGCGATCGACCGCGCCGCGCACCGGGTCGAGCTCGAGGGCGGCGAGGCGATCGAGTACCGCAAGCTGCTGCTCGCGACCGGCGGCGCGCCGCGGCGGCTGCCCGGGGCGCCGGACGAGGTGATCCACTTCCGCACGGTGGCGGACTTCCGCCGGCTGCGGGCGCTCCCGGCCGGGCGGCGGGTGGTGGTGATCGGCGGCGGCTTCATCGGCTCGGAGGTGTCGTCCGCGCTCGCCGACGCCGGCTACCGGGTGACGCTCGCGTTCCCGGAGGAGACCATCGGCGCGCGGACCTTCCCGCGCGAGCTGGGCCTGCACCTGAACGGCTACTACGCCGAGCACGGGGTGGAGGTGCTGCCGGGCGTGCGGATCTCCGGCGTGGAGCGGCGCGGCGAGGGGTTCGCGGTGCGGACCGGCGCCGGCGAGCTGCGGGCGGACCTGGTGGTGGCGGGGCTGGGCATCGTGCCGAACGACGCGCTCGCCCGCGGCGCCGGGCTCGACGTGGACGACGGCGTCGTGGTGGACGCGTCGCTCCGCACCCGCGATCCGGACGTGTTCGCCGCGGGCGACGTGGCGCGCTTCTGGAACCCCGCGCTGGGCCGGCTCGTCCGCGTGGAGCACGAGGACAACGCCAACAAGATGGGGGAGGCGGCGGGGCGCGCCATGGCGGGCGCCGACGTCGTCTACTCCCACCTGCCGTTCTTCTACTCCGACCTGTTCGACCTCGGGTACGAGGCGGTCGGCCTGGTGGACGCGCGGCTCGAGGTCGTGGCCGACTGGCAGGAGCCGTTCCGCCGGGGCGTCGTCTACTACCTCGCCGACGGTCGCGTGCGCGGCGTGATGACCTGGGGCGCGTTCGGGAAGCTGGACGCCGCGCGCGGGCTGGTGGCGGAGCAGGGGCCGCACCGCGCGGCCGACCTGCGCGGCCGGATCCCGGTGTAG
- a CDS encoding cytochrome d ubiquinol oxidase subunit II, whose translation MTPADLLGAVILAAAVLYALLGGADFGAGIWDLLAGGPRKKEQRALIEEALGPIWEANHVWLILIVVLLFTAFPPAFAAITIALFVPLMLLLVGIVLRGAAFTFRTYDAPEDRVQARWGLVFSGSSVVAPLTLGVIVGALASGNLGAAARGEAPFAWAAPFPLSVGAFAAALFAYVAAVYLAVEAEGALREDFRRRAIGAGVAVFLTAALSAALSWREAPLVFAGLTRRGWSIPLHLATGAAAITAFAALYRGQVRLARAAAAAQVTLIVLGWGASQYPYLVVPDQTLVSAAAPRATLVPVLWALAAGAVLLFPALYLLFRVFKGERPFAILDRDRPR comes from the coding sequence GTGACGCCGGCCGACCTGCTGGGCGCCGTGATCCTCGCCGCCGCGGTGCTGTACGCGCTGCTCGGCGGGGCGGACTTCGGCGCCGGCATCTGGGACCTGCTCGCCGGCGGCCCGCGCAAGAAGGAGCAGCGCGCGCTCATCGAGGAGGCCCTCGGGCCGATCTGGGAGGCGAACCACGTCTGGCTGATCCTGATCGTGGTGCTGCTGTTCACCGCGTTCCCGCCGGCGTTCGCGGCCATCACCATCGCGCTGTTCGTGCCGCTCATGCTGCTGCTGGTCGGCATCGTGCTCCGCGGCGCGGCGTTCACGTTCCGCACCTACGACGCGCCCGAGGACCGGGTGCAGGCGCGCTGGGGGCTCGTGTTCTCCGGGTCCTCGGTGGTGGCGCCGCTCACGCTGGGCGTGATCGTGGGCGCGCTCGCCTCCGGGAACCTGGGCGCGGCCGCGCGCGGCGAGGCGCCGTTCGCCTGGGCGGCGCCGTTCCCGCTGTCCGTGGGCGCGTTCGCGGCCGCGCTGTTCGCGTACGTGGCCGCGGTGTACCTGGCGGTCGAGGCGGAGGGCGCGCTGCGCGAGGACTTCCGGCGCCGCGCCATCGGCGCGGGCGTGGCGGTGTTCCTGACGGCCGCCCTGTCGGCCGCGCTCTCCTGGCGCGAGGCGCCGCTCGTCTTCGCCGGCCTGACCCGCCGCGGCTGGTCGATCCCGCTGCACCTCGCCACCGGCGCCGCGGCGATCACCGCGTTCGCCGCGCTGTACCGGGGGCAGGTGCGCCTGGCCCGCGCCGCGGCGGCCGCGCAGGTCACGCTCATCGTGCTGGGATGGGGCGCGTCGCAGTACCCGTACCTCGTGGTCCCGGACCAGACGCTCGTGTCGGCCGCCGCGCCGCGCGCGACGCTCGTGCCGGTGCTCTGGGCGCTCGCCGCCGGGGCGGTGCTGCTGTTCCCCGCGCTCTACCTGCTCTTCCGCGTCTTCAAGGGCGAGCGGCCGTTCGCCATCCTCGACCGCGATCGCCCGCGCTGA